The sequence GAAACAACATCGGAATAAAGGTTTCAGGCTAGTCGTCGTCCGATTGAGACTCGGCCAATCGGGGCGTTGGGCGGAATAGCCTACACGAAGTGTAGTTAAAACCTTGGATGATCACGAGAGATCGTAGTTGGCATAGAGAGGCGACCCGTATGAGGCGTTTTAAAGATGCTTTTTGTGTAAGAAGAGatctcaccctatatatatatatatatatatatatatatatatatatatatatatatatatatattcctttaattttgatttgattttcatttgatttaattttgaattttgattttgattttgattttgattttataCTTAATCTTACTAATTGTTACGGCGTAAAATAGTCATACACAGTCTTCTACTGGTCATGCTTTTATTCGCACAACATAGAACCACCACACCCCCGTTTTCACCGTCACCTCCTCGTCCATCCTCTCTTCATCTTCCAAATCTTATTTTTTAGGGTTCTTATTGCAACAATCATAATCATATCTCACTCACAAAAccctaacttttatatatatatatatctctatatcGACTACATATCCTGCTAAACACACGCCGATTACACATCACTTGTATCTACATCCACCATGACAACGCTTCCGGCTAAGCATCATCAACGCCTTCACAATTTCTCACTTCCCTTTCTAAAATGGGGACAACGCATCCAAACCAACAACCACTGCCGTCGCCGTGACCGTCACACCCGCACCGACTCCGATACCGGCCGGAAACCTCATCGTTCTCGTGACCGCGCCACTGAGGTCACGGAACCTAACAATAACATCGACGAACAAAACAATGACGTTTTCGTCGAGAATTTAACGGACGTTGATGTCGTTACGGCGGTTGACGGAGACGTTAAGCCGTGGAATTTGAGGCCTAGAAGGTTAGCGATCGGTGGTAGTGACGGTAATGGTTTGGTTTCCGGTGTGTGCGGTGCGAAGTCCGGGAGGTTGTTGAGAGGTTGTCCGGTTGCTGGCGCTGCTCCGGCGGCGACGGCGGAGGAGAATGACGACCAGAGGATGAAGAAGCAGCGGTTATGGGTCTCGTTGTCGAAGGA comes from Rutidosis leptorrhynchoides isolate AG116_Rl617_1_P2 chromosome 4, CSIRO_AGI_Rlap_v1, whole genome shotgun sequence and encodes:
- the LOC139844291 gene encoding uncharacterized protein; amino-acid sequence: MTTLPAKHHQRLHNFSLPFLKWGQRIQTNNHCRRRDRHTRTDSDTGRKPHRSRDRATEVTEPNNNIDEQNNDVFVENLTDVDVVTAVDGDVKPWNLRPRRLAIGGSDGNGLVSGVCGAKSGRLLRGCPVAGAAPAATAEENDDQRMKKQRLWVSLSKEEIEEDIYAFTGSKPARRPKKRSKIAQKQVDNCFPGLYLAGLSADSYRV